The following proteins come from a genomic window of Bradyrhizobium paxllaeri:
- a CDS encoding CobW family GTP-binding protein — MPVPVLLITGFLGAGKTTVVNHLLAHAAGRRIAAVVNDFGAVNIDAELIAGASDGVVSLSNGCICCSLEGDLLRTLATLLRRDPRPEYIVIETSGVADPADIVRNLMDPVIWREAPLETVLCVVDATTTPETLNGDALLRSQLRAADVVALSKVDLVDAARRAQLCKAIRVLHPAAVVVDALHGEVPAALLFPVDVDRVPALREAGPRRPTTDRFETLSWTSEQPVSLPRLQQAIGRLAPKLARAKGLFETLEQPGRLMVFQLAGGRATLAPGGVPAAGAPRARIVFIAELGVLSIAEIDRIMQECIEAE; from the coding sequence GTGCCGGTCCCGGTCCTGCTGATCACCGGCTTCCTCGGGGCGGGCAAGACCACGGTCGTGAACCATCTGCTGGCGCATGCAGCGGGGCGGCGGATCGCTGCCGTGGTCAACGATTTCGGCGCTGTTAACATCGATGCGGAGCTGATCGCGGGCGCCAGCGACGGGGTGGTCAGCCTGAGCAATGGCTGCATCTGCTGCTCGCTGGAAGGCGATCTCCTGCGCACGCTCGCCACGCTGCTGCGGCGCGATCCGCGGCCGGAGTACATCGTGATCGAAACCAGCGGGGTCGCCGATCCCGCTGATATCGTGCGCAACCTGATGGATCCCGTGATCTGGCGGGAGGCGCCGCTGGAGACGGTGCTGTGCGTGGTCGACGCGACGACAACGCCGGAGACGTTGAACGGCGATGCGCTATTGCGGTCACAGCTCCGGGCGGCAGACGTGGTCGCGCTGAGCAAAGTAGACTTGGTAGACGCGGCGCGTCGCGCGCAACTGTGCAAGGCCATTCGCGTACTGCATCCGGCGGCGGTGGTGGTCGATGCCCTGCATGGCGAAGTCCCCGCAGCGCTGCTGTTCCCTGTCGACGTGGACCGCGTGCCGGCGCTGCGCGAAGCAGGGCCTCGACGGCCAACGACGGACCGGTTCGAGACGCTGAGCTGGACATCGGAACAGCCGGTGTCGCTCCCCCGATTGCAGCAAGCGATCGGCCGACTGGCGCCGAAGCTCGCCCGCGCAAAGGGATTGTTCGAGACGCTGGAGCAGCCCGGGCGGTTGATGGTGTTTCAGCTCGCTGGCGGACGCGCAACGCTGGCGCCGGGCGGGGTGCCGGCGGCCGGGGCGCCGCGGGCACGGATCGTATTCATTGCCGAGCTCGGAGTTCTTTCGATCGCCGAGATCGACAGGATCATGCAAGAGTGCATCGAAGCTGAATGA
- a CDS encoding GlxA family transcriptional regulator, giving the protein MTKVAVIEIEGCMASSAAIAHDVMATANRISAAKRAPPFKVTTVRCGSRRSDVNLRGIELVIVPGLGTPSADELESKLKSPACRRAGDMLTRAFSNGAMLAAPCASTFLLAETGLLDGRRATTTWWFAPLFRQRYPRVELMTEQMVVADWPIATAGAAMAQMDLMLAVVSRFAGPRLAKACANFLLLDERRSQAPFMAMTYLAGQDPKIAKAEQWVRDNIARDFAMEELAASVALAPRTFARRMAATCGVSPIQFVQRIRLETARLLLETTRLSVEEIARRVGYAEPSTLRRLIRRDTKHPPGHFRPAA; this is encoded by the coding sequence ATGACCAAAGTCGCGGTTATCGAGATCGAGGGATGCATGGCCTCAAGCGCCGCCATCGCCCACGACGTCATGGCGACCGCCAACCGGATCAGTGCTGCGAAGCGTGCTCCGCCTTTCAAGGTGACGACCGTGCGTTGCGGCTCCCGCCGAAGCGACGTCAATCTGCGAGGGATAGAACTCGTGATCGTCCCCGGTCTCGGCACTCCGTCGGCGGACGAGCTGGAGAGCAAGTTGAAAAGCCCGGCGTGCCGGCGTGCGGGCGACATGCTCACCCGCGCGTTCAGCAACGGCGCCATGCTCGCCGCGCCCTGTGCCAGCACCTTCCTGCTGGCGGAGACGGGGTTGCTCGATGGCCGGCGGGCGACCACGACGTGGTGGTTCGCGCCGCTGTTTCGCCAGCGCTATCCCCGCGTCGAACTCATGACGGAGCAGATGGTCGTCGCCGATTGGCCGATCGCGACGGCCGGCGCGGCCATGGCGCAGATGGACCTGATGCTCGCGGTCGTCAGCCGGTTCGCCGGACCGCGCTTAGCAAAAGCCTGCGCCAACTTTCTGCTGCTGGATGAGCGGCGCTCCCAGGCGCCCTTCATGGCGATGACCTATCTGGCGGGCCAGGACCCCAAAATCGCCAAGGCCGAGCAATGGGTGCGTGACAACATCGCGCGCGACTTTGCGATGGAGGAACTCGCCGCATCCGTCGCGCTGGCGCCGCGGACATTTGCCCGGCGAATGGCGGCGACCTGCGGCGTTTCACCGATTCAGTTCGTCCAGCGAATCAGGCTGGAGACCGCGCGATTGCTGCTGGAGACCACGCGGCTATCCGTCGAAGAGATCGCGCGGAGGGTCGGATATGCGGAGCCTTCCACGCTGCGCCGGCTGATCCGGCGCGATACCAAACATCCGCCCGGACATTTCCGACCGGCTGCGTGA
- a CDS encoding dienelactone hydrolase family protein yields MPKRSMKQDDPLEDFTRRDIALDDVTKAVYVAGTGPAVIVMTEMPGISPHVARFARWVRDAGFTVYMPSLFGRDGAVPGAEEGAAVFQRACVSAEFRALSSNQSSPVTKWLRSLARFAHGACGGPGVGAIGMCFTGNFALTMMLEPSMLAPVLSQPSLPMNDPAGIEIAPDEVRAVRERLEREDLTVMAYRFEGDKFCMAQRFAAYTEALGDRFIGRVLPDSAANTDLAPFFARHVTTPHSVVTAHLIDEAGQPTIAARDEILAFFRHRLATPRGERKS; encoded by the coding sequence ATGCCGAAACGGTCCATGAAGCAGGACGATCCGCTCGAGGATTTCACGCGCCGCGACATCGCGCTCGACGATGTCACCAAGGCCGTCTATGTCGCCGGCACGGGACCTGCCGTCATCGTGATGACGGAGATGCCGGGCATCAGCCCGCACGTCGCGCGGTTTGCCCGCTGGGTTCGCGATGCCGGCTTTACCGTCTACATGCCGTCGCTGTTCGGCCGCGACGGCGCCGTTCCGGGTGCGGAGGAGGGCGCCGCGGTCTTTCAGCGCGCCTGTGTGAGCGCCGAGTTTCGCGCTCTGTCCTCCAACCAATCCAGCCCGGTGACGAAGTGGCTGCGGTCGCTGGCGCGGTTTGCGCATGGCGCGTGCGGCGGTCCCGGCGTCGGCGCCATCGGGATGTGTTTTACCGGAAATTTTGCGCTGACCATGATGCTTGAGCCGTCGATGCTGGCGCCGGTGCTCTCGCAGCCGTCGCTGCCGATGAACGATCCGGCCGGCATTGAAATCGCGCCCGACGAAGTCAGGGCGGTGCGCGAGCGGCTCGAACGGGAAGATCTGACAGTCATGGCCTATCGCTTCGAGGGCGACAAGTTCTGCATGGCGCAGCGCTTCGCGGCCTACACAGAAGCGCTCGGTGACCGCTTTATCGGCCGGGTGCTTCCGGACAGCGCGGCGAATACCGATCTGGCGCCGTTCTTCGCGCGCCACGTGACGACGCCGCACAGTGTCGTCACCGCGCATCTGATCGACGAGGCCGGCCAGCCGACCATCGCCGCGCGTGACGAGATCCTGGCGTTCTTCAGGCATAGGCTCGCAACGCCGCGAGGCGAGCGCAAATCATAG
- a CDS encoding MarR family winged helix-turn-helix transcriptional regulator, which yields MDATVKRKARSAKGARVQPLRPVEPAHESDGAHLELRIWLRLLSCATRIEKALNARLRKEFNTTLARFDLLAQLTRKPEGATMSEVSELLMVSNGAITALVQKLEADGLIHREVDSEDRRTFRLRLSQEGAREFGRMARRHEEWVIALIGELSPVAQSDLLQHLTLLKRRLDKHT from the coding sequence ATGGATGCCACAGTCAAACGAAAGGCCCGGTCCGCGAAGGGCGCGCGCGTTCAGCCCTTGCGGCCGGTCGAGCCGGCGCACGAATCCGACGGCGCGCATCTCGAACTGCGCATCTGGCTGCGGCTGCTGTCCTGCGCTACCCGGATCGAGAAGGCGCTGAACGCGCGGCTGCGCAAGGAGTTCAACACCACGCTGGCCCGCTTCGACCTGCTCGCGCAGCTCACACGCAAGCCCGAAGGCGCGACCATGTCGGAGGTCTCCGAACTCCTGATGGTTTCGAACGGCGCCATCACCGCACTGGTGCAGAAGCTGGAAGCCGACGGCTTGATCCATCGCGAGGTCGATTCCGAGGACCGCCGTACCTTCCGTTTGCGCCTGTCGCAGGAAGGCGCCAGGGAATTCGGCCGGATGGCGCGCCGGCACGAGGAATGGGTGATTGCCCTGATCGGCGAGCTGTCGCCCGTCGCGCAATCGGACCTGCTGCAACATCTGACCTTGCTGAAGCGCCGCCTCGACAAGCACACCTGA
- a CDS encoding SDR family NAD(P)-dependent oxidoreductase translates to MPALPYTAIVSGGNTGIGAAIARGFLADGYDVISLSRRKPDWSHPQFMSYEVDLLDAAATRQVASEIAAKAAITHVVHNAGAIRAKLLEEVVDEDVGALAQLHFGTGIALVQAALPSMKLARFGRIVLLSSRAALGATTRTVYSATKAGIIGMARTWALELAPYGITVNVVAPGPIADTEMFESVMSPDSERAKKLAQSIPVGRLGESGDVARAVSFFSSPDANFITGQTLYVCGGASIGSISI, encoded by the coding sequence ATGCCCGCGCTCCCCTACACGGCAATCGTCAGCGGCGGCAATACCGGCATTGGTGCTGCGATCGCCCGCGGCTTCCTCGCCGACGGCTACGACGTGATCTCGCTGTCACGGCGCAAACCCGACTGGAGCCACCCCCAATTCATGTCGTACGAAGTCGATTTGCTCGATGCGGCGGCGACGCGGCAGGTGGCGTCGGAAATCGCGGCGAAGGCTGCGATCACCCATGTCGTACATAATGCTGGCGCGATCCGCGCGAAGCTGCTGGAAGAGGTTGTTGACGAGGATGTCGGCGCATTGGCGCAACTGCATTTCGGGACAGGGATTGCGCTGGTGCAGGCGGCGCTGCCGAGCATGAAGCTGGCCCGCTTCGGCCGCATTGTGCTGCTGTCCTCCCGCGCCGCACTGGGAGCCACCACACGCACTGTCTATTCGGCGACCAAGGCAGGCATCATCGGCATGGCGCGGACCTGGGCGCTGGAGCTTGCTCCATACGGCATCACCGTCAACGTCGTGGCCCCCGGCCCGATTGCGGACACCGAGATGTTCGAAAGCGTGATGTCGCCGGACTCCGAGCGCGCAAAAAAGCTCGCGCAATCTATCCCGGTCGGCCGTCTCGGCGAGTCCGGCGACGTCGCGCGTGCCGTCAGTTTCTTCAGTTCACCGGATGCCAACTTCATCACCGGACAAACCCTTTATGTCTGCGGCGGAGCCAGCATCGGATCGATTTCCATCTGA
- a CDS encoding aromatic-ring-hydroxylating dioxygenase subunit beta, which produces MTMVAEAPLKNAVPTDQELIDFVVREARLIDQQRFDEWLDLYADDAFYWMPLEWNQTDPRLTCSLMYEDKLLLSIRVERLKGARTFSQKPKSRCHHVLQTPQVDSRDAAANSYVTWTPMHYVETRLEEQTLYAAWATHHLSVENGKLKIKLKRVDLINCDAAFGNIQLFM; this is translated from the coding sequence ATGACCATGGTCGCTGAAGCTCCCCTGAAGAATGCAGTGCCAACCGACCAGGAATTGATCGACTTCGTGGTTCGCGAGGCGCGACTGATCGATCAGCAGCGTTTCGACGAATGGCTCGATCTCTACGCCGACGACGCCTTCTACTGGATGCCGCTGGAATGGAATCAGACCGACCCGCGGCTGACCTGCTCGCTGATGTACGAGGACAAGCTGCTGCTCTCGATCCGGGTCGAGCGGCTCAAGGGCGCGCGCACCTTCAGCCAGAAGCCGAAGAGCCGCTGCCATCACGTGCTGCAGACGCCGCAGGTGGATTCACGCGACGCTGCCGCCAACAGCTACGTCACCTGGACCCCGATGCACTATGTCGAGACCCGCCTGGAGGAGCAGACGCTCTATGCCGCCTGGGCCACGCATCATCTCAGCGTCGAGAACGGCAAGCTGAAGATCAAGCTCAAGCGCGTCGACCTGATCAATTGCGATGCTGCCTTCGGCAACATCCAGCTCTTCATGTGA
- a CDS encoding aromatic ring-hydroxylating dioxygenase subunit alpha, producing the protein MTRYAGNAAALRALVRDQEVHRDVYVSEEVFQLEMEHMFPNSWVYVGHDSQVPNAGDYYGTTIGTQPILLVRHTDGTVKVLHNRCPHKGTRITSETCGNTGKFFRCPYHAWSFKTDGSLLAIPLKKGYENTGFEQSHAATGMAPVRHIRNYRGFVFAKINDGGLDFEEFFGESLSSFDNMIDRSPVGQLKVAGGVLRYMHNCNWKMLVENQTDTCHPMVAHESSAGTVVEVWKKAPPGTKKPMAVEIIAPFMSPYEFFENMGIRIWDNGHGHTGVHHSIHSDYSAIPGYFEKMTAAYGEERAKAILGENRHNTVYFPNIMIKGPIQLLRHFKPIAANKTLVESWTFQLVDAPDMLLERTLMYNRLINAPTSIVGHDDLEMYERAQEGLHSNANEWVNLQRLYSPDEAGQTNVAVNGTSEWPMRHQFRAWTKFMTMGM; encoded by the coding sequence ATGACCCGATACGCCGGCAATGCCGCGGCGCTCCGCGCCCTGGTCCGCGACCAGGAGGTTCACCGCGACGTCTATGTCAGCGAGGAGGTGTTCCAGCTCGAGATGGAGCACATGTTCCCGAACAGCTGGGTCTATGTCGGCCACGACAGCCAGGTCCCCAACGCGGGCGACTATTACGGCACCACGATCGGCACGCAACCGATCCTGCTGGTTCGCCACACCGACGGCACGGTGAAGGTGCTGCACAACCGCTGCCCCCACAAGGGCACGCGCATCACCTCCGAGACCTGCGGCAACACCGGAAAATTCTTCCGCTGCCCCTATCATGCCTGGAGCTTCAAGACCGACGGCTCGCTGCTCGCGATCCCCCTGAAGAAGGGCTACGAGAACACCGGATTCGAGCAGAGCCACGCCGCAACCGGAATGGCGCCGGTGCGCCATATCAGAAACTATCGCGGCTTCGTGTTCGCCAAGATCAACGATGGCGGCCTCGATTTCGAGGAGTTCTTCGGCGAAAGCCTGTCGAGCTTCGACAACATGATCGACCGTTCGCCGGTCGGCCAGCTCAAGGTCGCCGGCGGCGTCCTGCGCTACATGCACAATTGCAATTGGAAGATGCTGGTCGAGAACCAGACCGACACCTGCCATCCGATGGTGGCGCACGAATCCTCCGCCGGCACCGTGGTCGAAGTCTGGAAGAAGGCGCCGCCCGGCACCAAGAAGCCGATGGCCGTCGAGATCATCGCGCCCTTCATGAGCCCGTACGAGTTCTTCGAGAACATGGGCATCCGGATCTGGGACAACGGCCACGGCCACACCGGCGTGCACCACTCGATCCATTCCGACTATTCGGCAATACCGGGCTATTTCGAGAAGATGACGGCGGCCTATGGCGAGGAACGCGCCAAGGCGATCCTCGGCGAAAACCGGCACAACACCGTCTATTTCCCCAACATCATGATCAAGGGGCCGATCCAGTTGCTGCGGCATTTCAAGCCGATCGCGGCCAACAAGACGCTGGTCGAATCCTGGACCTTCCAGCTCGTCGATGCGCCGGACATGCTGCTGGAGCGCACGCTGATGTACAACCGGCTGATCAATGCGCCGACCTCCATTGTCGGCCATGACGATCTCGAAATGTACGAACGCGCGCAGGAGGGCCTGCATTCGAATGCCAATGAGTGGGTCAACCTCCAGCGCCTCTACAGTCCCGATGAAGCCGGTCAGACGAATGTGGCGGTCAACGGCACCAGCGAGTGGCCGATGCGCCACCAGTTCCGGGCCTGGACCAAATTCATGACGATGGGGATGTGA
- a CDS encoding PDR/VanB family oxidoreductase, producing MDQFEVVVSKAEALTPRIREFVLARANGAPMPGWAAGAHIDIHLPDVGRRSYSLIETASPRATEHPTAYRIAVLQESKSHGGSTFMHGLKVGDRLTISPPANNFPLHASVGEVVLVAGGIGVTPLLTMACELSAAKRPFSFYYAGRSRSELAFLGEIERLTGASAIIHADEEAGGFFDLEGLMNRLAPEVPLYLCGPLPMIEAAIALAKRMNWPQGRLHFEIFSAPEEKSGDASFEVELKSSGRVYEIPAGKTILDVLLQAGEDPIHDCKRGDCGICQTTVIEGIPDHRDYILSDSEKASNKVMQICISRAKTKRLVLDL from the coding sequence ATGGATCAATTCGAAGTCGTGGTGTCGAAGGCCGAGGCGCTCACGCCGCGCATCCGTGAATTCGTGCTGGCGCGCGCCAATGGCGCGCCGATGCCGGGCTGGGCCGCCGGCGCCCATATCGACATCCACCTGCCTGATGTCGGCCGGCGCTCCTATTCGCTGATCGAGACCGCATCGCCCCGCGCGACCGAACATCCGACCGCCTATCGCATCGCCGTGCTGCAGGAAAGCAAGAGCCACGGCGGCTCCACCTTCATGCACGGCCTCAAGGTCGGCGACCGCCTGACGATTTCGCCGCCGGCGAACAATTTTCCGCTTCATGCGAGCGTCGGCGAGGTCGTACTAGTCGCGGGCGGCATCGGCGTGACGCCGCTGCTCACCATGGCCTGCGAACTAAGTGCGGCGAAACGGCCGTTCTCGTTCTATTACGCCGGCCGCAGCCGCAGCGAACTCGCCTTTCTCGGCGAGATCGAGCGGCTGACCGGCGCGAGCGCGATCATCCATGCCGACGAGGAAGCCGGCGGCTTCTTCGATCTCGAAGGCCTGATGAACCGGCTCGCGCCCGAGGTGCCGCTCTATCTCTGCGGCCCGCTGCCGATGATCGAAGCCGCCATCGCACTGGCGAAACGGATGAACTGGCCGCAGGGACGACTGCATTTCGAAATCTTCAGCGCGCCGGAAGAAAAATCCGGCGACGCCAGTTTCGAGGTCGAGCTCAAGAGCAGCGGCCGCGTCTACGAAATTCCAGCCGGCAAGACCATCCTCGACGTGCTGCTCCAGGCCGGCGAAGACCCGATCCATGACTGCAAGCGCGGCGATTGCGGCATCTGCCAGACCACTGTCATCGAGGGCATCCCCGATCATCGCGACTACATCCTGAGCGACAGCGAGAAAGCGTCGAACAAGGTGATGCAGATCTGTATTTCGCGCGCGAAGACCAAGCGACTCGTGCTCGACCTGTGA
- a CDS encoding indolepyruvate oxidoreductase subunit beta family protein: MNVSVAPSSVGLSQARPITVAVLAMGGQGGGVLVDWIVALAERRGWFAQSTSVPGVAQRTGATIYYIEMIAPDANKPERHPVLSLMPAPGKVDIVIGAELMEAGRAILRGLVSPDRTLLIGSSHRSLAVIEKTAPGDGTADASQVYEAANVAANRFIAFDMAEIAEATGSVVSSVLFGALAGSGALPFATEDFEETIRAAGVGVDASLRAFTAGRKRAVATLKQDPKIKPAAKPPLAKRFPSLEPIGHADYDALVARARQLPPEVHGIVAAGLQRVVDYQDVAYGGEYLARLEAMPREATGLMQAFAKYLAVAMAYDDVIRVADLKTRAGRFDRVRREVRAGDNQVLAITEFFHPRIEEMAGLLPPRLGERVERSERLARLIDRGRKLRTTSPLAFLMLYGVAGLRRFRRRTLRHVREMRHLDQWAQRVRKFAATDIALAIAVCEARRLVGGYSDTHSRGESKFDKVMLASERLAGRPDAAEWVQRLIKVALKDADGAELDGALRTVETLFEDA; encoded by the coding sequence ATGAACGTCTCTGTAGCGCCCTCCTCCGTCGGACTCAGCCAGGCACGGCCCATTACCGTCGCGGTGCTGGCGATGGGCGGCCAGGGCGGTGGCGTGCTGGTCGACTGGATCGTGGCGCTCGCCGAGCGGCGCGGCTGGTTCGCGCAGTCGACATCCGTGCCCGGCGTCGCCCAGCGCACCGGCGCCACGATCTATTACATCGAGATGATCGCGCCTGACGCGAACAAGCCGGAGCGTCACCCCGTGCTGTCGCTGATGCCGGCACCCGGCAAGGTCGACATCGTGATCGGCGCCGAATTGATGGAGGCCGGCCGCGCCATCCTGCGGGGGCTGGTGTCGCCCGATCGCACGCTGCTGATCGGCTCCTCGCATCGCTCGTTGGCGGTGATCGAGAAGACCGCGCCGGGCGACGGCACCGCCGATGCGTCGCAGGTCTACGAGGCCGCGAACGTTGCGGCCAACCGCTTCATCGCGTTCGACATGGCCGAGATTGCCGAGGCCACCGGCAGCGTGGTCTCCTCGGTGCTGTTCGGCGCGCTCGCGGGCTCGGGCGCCCTGCCCTTTGCCACCGAGGATTTCGAAGAAACGATCCGGGCTGCCGGTGTCGGAGTCGATGCCAGCCTGCGCGCCTTCACCGCCGGCCGCAAGCGCGCCGTCGCCACGCTCAAGCAGGATCCGAAGATCAAGCCGGCAGCGAAGCCGCCACTCGCCAAGCGCTTTCCGAGTCTCGAACCGATTGGCCATGCCGATTACGACGCGCTGGTCGCACGGGCGCGGCAGTTGCCGCCGGAGGTGCATGGTATCGTCGCCGCCGGCCTGCAACGCGTCGTCGACTATCAGGACGTCGCCTATGGCGGCGAATATCTCGCCCGGCTGGAGGCGATGCCGCGCGAGGCCACCGGGTTGATGCAGGCCTTCGCCAAATATCTCGCGGTCGCGATGGCCTATGACGACGTCATCCGCGTCGCGGACCTCAAGACGCGCGCGGGGCGGTTCGACCGGGTGCGCCGCGAGGTGCGGGCCGGCGATAACCAGGTTCTCGCCATCACCGAGTTCTTCCATCCGCGGATCGAGGAAATGGCGGGGCTGCTGCCGCCGCGTCTCGGCGAAAGGGTCGAGCGCAGCGAACGGCTCGCGCGGCTGATCGATCGCGGACGCAAACTGCGCACGACCTCGCCGTTGGCGTTCCTGATGCTGTACGGCGTCGCCGGCCTGCGCCGCTTTCGCCGCCGTACGCTGCGGCATGTCCGGGAGATGCGTCATCTCGATCAATGGGCGCAGCGTGTCAGGAAGTTCGCCGCGACTGACATCGCGCTTGCAATCGCCGTGTGCGAGGCCCGCCGTCTCGTCGGCGGCTATTCGGACACGCATTCGCGCGGCGAATCGAAATTCGACAAGGTCATGCTGGCGTCCGAACGCCTGGCCGGCCGGCCCGACGCTGCCGAATGGGTGCAACGGCTGATCAAGGTCGCGCTGAAGGACGCCGACGGCGCCGAGCTCGACGGCGCGCTGCGGACCGTCGAGACACTGTTTGAGGACGCCTGA